A stretch of Desulfobacterales bacterium DNA encodes these proteins:
- the nifJ gene encoding pyruvate:ferredoxin (flavodoxin) oxidoreductase, translating to MAKKFKTMDGNTAAAYVAYAFSDVAAIYPITPSSVMAELQDEWAANGLKNVFGQEVLVRQLESEAGAAAAVHGSLAAGALTSTFTASQGLLLMIPNMYKMSGELLPATFHISARSVAGHALNIFGDHTDVMAARPTGFCQIASGSVQEVMDLGTVMHLSAIESSLPFIHFFDGFRTSHEIQKIELIDYAEMSELLNWAKVAEFRARQQNPEKPDLRGTAQNPDIYFQGMETGNPYYDKVPAIVRENMRKVSELTGREYKPFQYAGHPEADKVIMAMGSSTDTIEEVIKNEVARGEKIGLVKVRLYRPFVPEYMFEAIPSTAKTITILDRVKEKGALGDPLYQDVSTAFFEAGKYPTLVGGRYGLGSKDFQPGQVKAVIENMKSVKPKNHFTVGIIDDLTNTSLDVPKGYVSAPEGTVRCKFWGLGADGTVGANKEAIKIIGDNTDMFAQAYFAYDSKKSGGVTISHLRFGKTAIQSPYLIANADYVACHNPAYVNIYDMVGDVINGGTFVLNCPWSVEQMETELPAEMRRAIARKKIKFYTIDAVKIAAEVGLGGRINMIMQTAFFKLAKVIPVDEAIVLLKKSIQKAYGKKGDKIVKMNTDGVDKALTGVAEINYPESWADAEIVPAPEKDQPDFVKNVLYQMQIQKGDELPVSVFSKDGIFPVACSKYEKRGVAILIPEWIQENCIQCNQCAMVCPHAAIRPALLTDEEVAAAPAEFKTIKAIGKELKGYNFRMQVDALDCMGCGSCANICPAKTSALEMKPLATQTEAQVPNWNYFETLPVRDNLMDRGTVKGSQFYQPLLEFSGACAGCGETPYTKLLTQMCGERMVVGNSTGCTSIWGGSPPIPYCTNKEGFGPAWANSLFEDSGEFTYGMFLGHVQQRAKLADLAEQALATDIDAEVRGALQGLLDNFKDAIGSKKYGDELKALLPKYPGNALLQEILSFKMLFTKKSYWVFLGDGAAYDIAFGGIDHVMASGEDVNVLVYDTEVYSNTGGQSSKATPTGSIAKFAASGKKVTKKDLGGMMMTYGYVYVASVSMGANKQQLVKAFKEAEAYDGPSLVMAYAPCINHGIKKGMGKSQLEAKLAVESGYWPLYRFNPDLKKEGKNPFILDSKEPDGTLQEFLSGEVRYASLEKLFPEESKKLRARIETEYMNRYQALKVKAE from the coding sequence ATGGCAAAAAAATTTAAGACAATGGATGGAAACACCGCTGCGGCATATGTAGCATATGCGTTCAGCGATGTGGCAGCCATTTATCCGATTACCCCTTCTTCAGTGATGGCGGAATTGCAGGATGAATGGGCAGCAAACGGACTGAAAAACGTGTTTGGACAGGAAGTTCTGGTTCGACAGCTTGAATCTGAAGCAGGTGCGGCGGCTGCGGTTCACGGATCACTGGCAGCGGGTGCTTTGACCTCGACATTTACGGCGTCTCAAGGCCTTCTCTTAATGATACCGAATATGTATAAAATGTCCGGCGAACTTCTGCCCGCAACGTTTCATATCTCAGCACGTTCGGTTGCAGGACATGCGCTGAATATTTTTGGCGACCATACAGACGTTATGGCGGCAAGGCCGACAGGTTTTTGTCAGATCGCATCCGGTTCAGTCCAGGAAGTAATGGACCTTGGCACGGTTATGCATTTGTCTGCGATCGAGTCCAGTTTGCCGTTTATTCATTTTTTTGATGGATTTCGTACATCCCATGAAATTCAGAAAATTGAATTGATTGATTATGCGGAAATGAGCGAATTACTCAATTGGGCCAAGGTCGCCGAATTCAGAGCCCGGCAGCAGAATCCGGAAAAGCCGGATCTCAGAGGCACGGCTCAGAATCCGGATATTTATTTCCAGGGGATGGAAACCGGTAATCCGTATTATGATAAAGTGCCCGCCATTGTCCGCGAAAACATGAGAAAAGTCAGCGAACTGACCGGGCGTGAATATAAGCCATTTCAGTATGCGGGGCATCCTGAGGCAGATAAAGTCATCATGGCCATGGGATCGTCAACTGATACTATTGAAGAAGTCATCAAAAATGAAGTGGCACGGGGAGAAAAGATCGGTCTGGTCAAGGTTCGTCTGTATCGTCCGTTTGTTCCGGAATATATGTTCGAAGCCATTCCGTCCACAGCCAAGACCATTACCATTCTTGACCGGGTTAAAGAAAAAGGCGCTCTAGGAGATCCTCTGTATCAAGACGTGAGTACGGCTTTCTTCGAAGCCGGAAAGTACCCGACTCTTGTGGGCGGACGTTACGGCCTCGGATCCAAGGACTTCCAACCGGGGCAGGTCAAGGCCGTAATTGAAAATATGAAATCCGTGAAGCCGAAAAATCATTTCACGGTTGGTATTATTGATGATTTGACCAACACCTCTCTTGATGTGCCGAAAGGTTATGTTTCGGCTCCAGAAGGAACTGTCCGTTGTAAATTCTGGGGCCTTGGCGCAGATGGAACCGTTGGCGCCAACAAGGAAGCTATTAAAATCATTGGTGATAACACCGATATGTTTGCGCAGGCCTATTTCGCATATGATTCGAAAAAATCCGGCGGGGTTACCATCTCTCATCTTCGGTTCGGTAAAACAGCAATTCAGTCCCCGTATCTGATTGCCAACGCGGATTACGTTGCTTGTCATAATCCGGCCTATGTCAATATCTACGATATGGTCGGTGACGTGATCAATGGCGGTACATTCGTACTGAACTGCCCGTGGAGCGTTGAGCAGATGGAAACCGAACTTCCGGCTGAAATGCGTCGCGCTATTGCCAGAAAGAAAATCAAGTTCTATACCATCGATGCGGTTAAAATTGCAGCAGAGGTAGGCTTGGGCGGTCGAATCAACATGATTATGCAGACAGCGTTCTTCAAGCTGGCCAAAGTAATTCCGGTTGACGAGGCCATTGTCCTGCTGAAGAAATCTATCCAGAAGGCTTACGGTAAGAAGGGCGACAAGATCGTCAAAATGAATACCGACGGTGTGGATAAGGCTTTGACAGGCGTTGCTGAGATTAACTATCCCGAATCCTGGGCGGATGCAGAAATTGTACCGGCCCCTGAGAAAGATCAGCCTGATTTTGTTAAAAACGTTCTTTATCAAATGCAGATTCAGAAGGGTGATGAGCTGCCCGTCAGCGTATTCTCCAAAGATGGTATTTTCCCAGTTGCATGTTCAAAATATGAAAAACGCGGTGTGGCCATCTTGATTCCCGAATGGATTCAGGAAAATTGTATCCAGTGTAATCAGTGCGCCATGGTCTGTCCGCATGCGGCCATCCGACCGGCACTGCTGACTGACGAGGAAGTGGCTGCGGCTCCGGCCGAATTTAAGACCATTAAGGCCATCGGTAAAGAGCTTAAAGGCTATAATTTCCGTATGCAGGTCGATGCGCTTGACTGCATGGGTTGCGGAAGCTGTGCAAATATCTGTCCGGCAAAGACCTCCGCGCTGGAGATGAAGCCGCTGGCCACGCAGACTGAAGCACAGGTACCCAACTGGAACTACTTTGAAACTCTGCCGGTGCGTGACAATCTGATGGATCGGGGCACCGTGAAGGGCAGCCAGTTCTATCAGCCGCTTCTTGAGTTTTCTGGTGCCTGTGCCGGATGCGGGGAAACGCCTTACACCAAATTGCTGACCCAGATGTGCGGTGAGCGGATGGTAGTTGGAAACTCCACAGGGTGTACGTCCATATGGGGTGGCTCACCTCCGATTCCGTACTGCACCAACAAGGAAGGTTTCGGTCCTGCATGGGCCAACTCCCTGTTTGAAGATTCCGGAGAATTCACTTATGGTATGTTTTTAGGGCATGTCCAGCAGAGAGCCAAACTGGCGGATCTGGCCGAGCAGGCCTTGGCTACCGATATTGATGCGGAAGTCAGGGGCGCACTTCAGGGACTGCTGGATAATTTCAAGGATGCGATCGGTTCCAAAAAATATGGTGATGAGCTCAAAGCCCTTCTGCCGAAATATCCGGGCAATGCCCTGCTGCAGGAAATTTTGAGTTTTAAAATGCTGTTTACCAAAAAATCCTACTGGGTATTTCTGGGTGACGGTGCTGCTTATGATATCGCGTTTGGCGGTATTGACCATGTTATGGCATCCGGTGAGGATGTCAATGTCCTCGTGTACGACACTGAGGTATATTCCAATACCGGTGGCCAGTCCTCCAAAGCCACGCCGACCGGATCGATTGCCAAGTTTGCTGCATCCGGTAAAAAAGTCACCAAGAAGGATCTGGGCGGCATGATGATGACCTACGGCTATGTCTATGTGGCCAGCGTTTCCATGGGCGCCAATAAACAGCAGCTGGTCAAGGCTTTCAAGGAAGCGGAAGCCTATGATGGGCCTTCACTTGTTATGGCCTATGCACCGTGTATCAACCATGGCATCAAGAAGGGAATGGGCAAGAGTCAGTTGGAAGCCAAACTGGCAGTTGAGTCTGGTTACTGGCCGTTGTACAGATTCAATCCCGATCTGAAGAAAGAAGGAAAAAATCCGTTTATTCTGGATTCAAAAGAACCCGATGGTACTCTTCAGGAATTCCTCTCTGGCGAAGTGCGTTACGCCTCTCTGGAAAAACTCTTCCCAGAAGAATCCAAGAAATTGCGGGCACGCATTGAGACAGAATATATGAATCGCTATCAGGCGTTGAAAGTAAAGGCTGAGTAA
- a CDS encoding fumarate hydratase, with product MVEFAYQEMFPLSEDTTEYRLLTKDYISVSTFEGKEILKIEPEGLTMLAEEAFRDVSHLLRPAHMVQLKKILDDPEASDNDKFVALDMVKNAVISAEFEFPMCQDTGTAIIAGKKGQQVWTGFDEEEALSRGVFNTYTQCNLRYSQNAPLNMYDEVNTKCNLPAQIDLYAVKGDAYKFLFVAKGGGSANKTYLYQETKAVLNPETLEKFVRDKMKTLGTAACPPYHLAFVIGGTSAETNLKIVKYASTKYLDSLPTSGNEGGRAFRDLELEEKILKIAQELGIGAQFGGKYFVHDVRVVRLPRHGASCPIGMGVSCSADRNIKAKITKDGIFLEKLERDPAKYLPEPTTSEDDAVKIDLNQPMDQIRAILTKYPVATRLSLTGKIIVGRDIAHAKLKERLDRGEDLPQYLKDHIIYYAGPAKTPPGYASGSFGPTTASRMDPYVPIFQALGGSMVMLAKGNRSQVVTDACKKYGGFYLGSIGGPAARLGKECITDVKVLEYPELGMEAIYEITVKDFPVFILVDDKGNDFFENLL from the coding sequence ATGGTAGAATTTGCGTATCAGGAGATGTTTCCTCTTTCAGAGGACACTACTGAGTACAGGCTTTTAACAAAAGATTATATTTCAGTCTCAACCTTCGAGGGTAAAGAAATATTAAAAATTGAGCCTGAAGGCCTTACCATGCTCGCAGAGGAAGCATTCAGAGATGTATCTCATCTTTTAAGACCCGCTCACATGGTCCAACTGAAAAAGATTCTGGATGATCCTGAAGCTTCAGACAATGATAAATTTGTCGCGCTTGATATGGTTAAAAATGCAGTAATTTCAGCTGAATTTGAGTTTCCGATGTGTCAGGATACCGGTACGGCTATTATCGCTGGTAAAAAAGGGCAGCAGGTATGGACAGGGTTTGATGAAGAAGAGGCACTGTCAAGAGGCGTTTTCAATACTTATACCCAATGTAATCTTAGATATTCCCAGAATGCTCCCCTGAACATGTATGACGAAGTCAATACGAAATGTAATCTGCCTGCTCAGATTGATCTTTATGCGGTAAAAGGAGATGCGTATAAATTTTTATTTGTGGCTAAAGGCGGTGGCTCGGCCAATAAAACATATCTCTATCAGGAAACAAAGGCAGTCCTGAATCCTGAGACGTTAGAAAAATTCGTACGGGATAAAATGAAAACGTTGGGAACCGCTGCTTGTCCTCCTTATCATCTTGCATTTGTTATTGGCGGAACATCGGCTGAAACAAACCTGAAGATAGTCAAGTACGCATCAACAAAATATCTGGACAGTTTGCCCACATCCGGAAATGAGGGCGGGCGAGCATTCAGAGATCTGGAACTGGAAGAAAAGATTCTGAAAATAGCTCAGGAACTTGGAATTGGTGCTCAGTTCGGAGGAAAGTATTTTGTCCATGATGTCAGAGTGGTACGGTTGCCCAGGCATGGTGCTTCCTGTCCTATTGGAATGGGGGTCAGTTGCAGCGCGGACCGAAATATTAAGGCTAAAATAACCAAGGACGGTATTTTTCTGGAAAAGCTGGAAAGAGACCCTGCCAAATACCTTCCTGAGCCCACAACAAGTGAAGACGATGCGGTGAAAATCGATTTGAATCAGCCAATGGATCAGATACGCGCCATATTGACGAAATATCCTGTGGCAACGCGTTTGTCCCTGACTGGTAAAATTATTGTTGGTCGGGATATCGCCCACGCGAAGCTCAAAGAAAGATTGGACAGGGGCGAAGATCTTCCTCAGTATTTAAAAGACCATATTATTTATTATGCCGGCCCAGCGAAGACCCCGCCGGGTTACGCATCCGGATCTTTCGGACCTACCACGGCTTCACGGATGGATCCTTATGTTCCTATTTTCCAAGCCTTAGGGGGCTCCATGGTGATGCTCGCAAAGGGCAATCGATCACAGGTCGTAACCGATGCCTGCAAAAAATACGGGGGATTCTATCTTGGTTCCATCGGAGGACCTGCCGCTCGGTTGGGGAAAGAATGCATTACCGATGTCAAAGTGCTTGAATATCCTGAACTGGGAATGGAAGCCATTTACGAAATTACGGTTAAAGATTTTCCGGTATTCATTCTCGTCGATGACAAAGGAAATGACTTTTTTGAAAATCTGCTGTGA